One Alphaproteobacteria bacterium LSUCC0396 genomic region harbors:
- a CDS encoding GcrA family cell cycle regulator yields MTDTANVWTDDRLEKLKELWSQGLSISQIGEALGVSRNAIAGKAHRMGLPKRPSPISRPKVEKPKVVVPEPVENLPLRLELRQLEWSRSKCCWPTGDPKKNGFVFCGDVIVPGKPYCLTHCQEAYTTSRDSN; encoded by the coding sequence ATGACTGATACCGCAAATGTTTGGACTGATGACCGCCTTGAAAAGCTAAAAGAGCTGTGGTCACAAGGCCTGTCCATTTCGCAAATTGGCGAGGCTCTTGGCGTTTCGCGTAATGCGATTGCGGGTAAGGCGCATCGGATGGGGCTGCCCAAGCGCCCATCACCAATCAGCCGGCCAAAGGTTGAAAAGCCAAAGGTTGTTGTGCCTGAACCGGTTGAAAATCTGCCGTTGCGCCTTGAGTTACGCCAGCTTGAATGGTCGCGCAGTAAATGCTGTTGGCCGACCGGCGATCCAAAGAAAAACGGTTTTGTATTTTGCGGTGATGTGATTGTTCCGGGCAAGCCCTATTGCCTGACACATTGCCAAGAAGCCTATACAACGTCGCGCGACTCAAACTAA
- a CDS encoding shikimate dehydrogenase, with translation MGTGLMSLPPEHKLPDDMPWVEGTTRIFGVIAHPVDHVRAPMVFNPRFAAAGLPHIMVPIEAPPDRLARVIDGLRAMPNFGGLAVTIPHKMPLADLCDTLGTAAQLTGAVNAVRFDADGLMHGDNFDGAGFVAGCIGNGYQLAGRTILLIGAGGAARAIAAALTEAKIGKLIIANRSVEKAENLARLLGEKTGFTAVVAMPLADCNGVDADMIINGTSLGLKPDDDLPLALDAVRSETVIADIIMVPAETRWLAAAKMAGHKVHYGRHMLDYQIDLIGKFIGAL, from the coding sequence ATGGGAACAGGGCTAATGTCTTTGCCACCGGAACATAAATTGCCAGATGATATGCCATGGGTTGAGGGCACGACGCGCATCTTTGGCGTTATTGCGCATCCGGTTGATCATGTCCGGGCGCCAATGGTGTTTAACCCGCGCTTTGCCGCGGCTGGTTTGCCGCATATCATGGTACCGATTGAGGCGCCGCCAGATCGGCTAGCTAGGGTGATTGACGGGTTGCGTGCGATGCCTAATTTTGGCGGGCTGGCGGTGACAATTCCGCATAAAATGCCGCTGGCTGATTTATGCGATACGCTGGGCACGGCGGCGCAGTTAACCGGCGCGGTCAACGCGGTTCGCTTTGATGCTGATGGCCTGATGCATGGTGATAATTTTGATGGCGCCGGATTTGTGGCCGGCTGTATTGGCAATGGGTATCAGCTGGCTGGTCGAACAATTCTACTAATTGGTGCTGGCGGGGCTGCACGGGCGATTGCGGCGGCATTGACCGAGGCAAAAATTGGCAAATTGATTATCGCAAACCGGAGTGTTGAAAAGGCCGAAAATCTGGCGCGGTTGCTAGGTGAAAAAACTGGCTTTACCGCGGTGGTTGCGATGCCGCTTGCTGATTGTAACGGCGTGGATGCTGATATGATCATTAATGGCACCAGCCTTGGCCTGAAGCCTGATGATGATTTGCCGTTGGCATTGGATGCGGTGCGATCGGAAACGGTGATTGCCGATATTATCATGGTGCCAGCCGAAACACGATGGCTGGCAGCGGCAAAAATGGCTGGACATAAGGTGCACTATGGGCGGCATATGCTGGATTACCAGATCGACCTGATAGGGAAATTTATTGGCGCGCTATAG
- a CDS encoding EF-hand domain-containing protein, whose amino-acid sequence MKQRYFPYIIGASLLISGSIITGLANADIETSAHKRAKVMAKKLDTNNDGLITLDELTSRQDRRFQHLDRDRNGTLDKSEFNARMIAMFNRMDMNGDGALDDNEMSQIKQHHHGKMNGKTGQHNS is encoded by the coding sequence ATGAAACAGCGTTATTTTCCCTACATCATTGGCGCCAGCTTGCTTATCTCTGGCAGTATTATCACCGGACTTGCCAATGCCGATATCGAAACGTCTGCGCACAAACGCGCCAAGGTTATGGCAAAGAAACTCGATACGAATAATGATGGTCTGATCACGCTTGATGAGCTGACCAGCCGTCAGGACCGGCGCTTTCAGCATCTCGACCGCGACAGGAATGGCACCCTCGACAAGTCCGAGTTCAACGCCCGTATGATCGCGATGTTTAACCGCATGGATATGAATGGCGATGGCGCCTTGGATGACAATGAAATGTCACAGATAAAACAGCACCATCATGGCAAAATGAACGGCAAGACGGGCCAGCATAACAGCTAA
- the msrB gene encoding peptide-methionine (R)-S-oxide reductase MsrB, with protein sequence MSEKIVKTDDEWRAQLTEEQYQVTRNHATERAFSGRLDKHYEAGSYHCICCGTPLFSSDTKFDSRSGWPSFYAPIDEANIGKTVDESFFMRRTEVHCDRCDAHLGHVFPDGPQPTGLRYCINSASLDFIDDTSD encoded by the coding sequence ATGAGTGAAAAAATCGTCAAAACAGATGATGAGTGGCGCGCGCAGCTGACCGAGGAGCAATATCAGGTTACCCGTAATCATGCTACCGAAAGAGCGTTTAGCGGGCGTCTTGACAAGCATTATGAGGCGGGCAGCTATCACTGTATTTGTTGTGGAACGCCGCTATTTTCATCCGATACGAAATTTGACTCAAGATCAGGCTGGCCTAGTTTTTACGCGCCAATTGACGAGGCTAATATCGGCAAAACCGTAGATGAAAGCTTTTTTATGCGCCGCACCGAGGTGCATTGTGATCGCTGTGATGCGCATCTGGGCCATGTGTTCCCCGATGGCCCACAACCAACCGGCCTTCGCTATTGCATTAATTCTGCGTCACTCGATTTTATTGATGACACTAGCGATTAG
- a CDS encoding xanthine dehydrogenase family protein molybdopterin-binding subunit — MKFGIGQSTARIEDRRLLVGAGCYSDDVAPGQGLRVAFLRAPFAHARLVRLDVAPAQQLGGVHLVATQADLDADKVGDIQCQYRPPLIGGGKMHLVSKPAMVRDINRHAGDIVAMVVAETEEIANSAVELIEAEFETMPAVTDIYAAMKDGAPQLYACYPNNIAFEWGAGKLDEAQVAMDDAAKAGHQIIEIDVVNNRIVINSMETRPIVAAPGARDGTLDIWCGTQGAVVIADQIATALSMERADVRVQTGDVGGSFGFKIFLHPEQVCVAWAARRLGQMVRWQQARSDGFVSDLHGRDNRSRARAAFDKDGRVLALQVTAHANLGAWLSNYSTYIPTLSGSRTLTTNYDIQAASLRVIGVMTNTPAIDAYRGAGRPEANYLIERLMDHIAAKTGKSRIDVRRVNMIKSSQIPYEMVSGGVIDSGEMTELFEMAIDIADVAGFAGRKAASAEQGKLRGIGFGMYLEQCGGGADEGVDIEFQDDGRIILHGSQQCNGQGHQTTVTQILSDRLGYDADLITVIQGDSNRSPRGTTGGARMTAVLGSATALAAAKIIDLAMPFAAEHLSCDPDDLRFDDGLFLRADTNQSIALEELVRHLAVPGALHRLNCAQPYETDGATYPYGCHIVEVDIDQATAAVEIVSYHVVDDFGLVINPMTLAGQIHGGIAQGVGQALLENVVYDESGQLISGSLMDYALPRADHFPGFKISMRNTPCANNALGIKGAGEAGAIGAPQAMISAICDALGITHIDMPATPLAIFNAMRAKQARGHNDERV; from the coding sequence ATGAAATTTGGAATTGGACAATCAACTGCACGTATCGAAGATCGCCGGTTGCTGGTCGGGGCTGGCTGCTATAGCGATGATGTTGCCCCCGGGCAGGGTTTGCGTGTTGCGTTCTTGCGGGCCCCGTTTGCGCATGCGCGGCTGGTGCGGCTTGACGTAGCGCCAGCGCAGCAGCTGGGCGGGGTTCATCTGGTCGCGACACAAGCCGATCTTGACGCTGACAAGGTCGGCGACATTCAGTGCCAATATCGACCGCCATTGATCGGTGGCGGCAAGATGCATCTTGTCAGCAAGCCTGCCATGGTGCGTGATATCAATCGCCATGCTGGTGATATCGTTGCGATGGTCGTGGCCGAAACTGAGGAGATTGCCAATTCTGCGGTCGAGTTGATCGAGGCAGAGTTTGAAACTATGCCCGCGGTGACCGACATTTACGCCGCGATGAAGGATGGTGCACCCCAGCTTTATGCCTGTTATCCCAATAATATCGCCTTTGAATGGGGGGCTGGTAAACTTGACGAGGCCCAAGTTGCGATGGATGACGCCGCCAAGGCCGGACATCAGATCATTGAGATTGATGTGGTGAATAACCGCATTGTGATTAATTCGATGGAAACCCGCCCGATTGTTGCCGCGCCGGGTGCGCGTGATGGCACGCTAGATATCTGGTGCGGAACACAAGGCGCTGTTGTTATTGCCGACCAGATTGCCACAGCACTATCAATGGAACGCGCTGATGTGAGGGTTCAAACTGGCGATGTGGGTGGCAGTTTCGGCTTTAAGATTTTTCTGCATCCTGAACAGGTATGCGTGGCTTGGGCGGCACGGCGTCTTGGGCAAATGGTGCGCTGGCAGCAGGCACGGTCTGACGGGTTTGTATCTGATTTGCATGGCCGTGATAACCGGTCACGGGCGCGTGCGGCGTTTGATAAGGATGGCCGTGTATTGGCGCTTCAGGTTACCGCGCACGCTAATCTTGGTGCGTGGCTGTCGAATTACTCAACCTATATTCCGACTTTATCGGGAAGCCGAACCCTAACCACCAATTATGATATCCAAGCGGCAAGCCTGCGGGTGATTGGCGTCATGACAAACACACCAGCCATTGACGCCTATCGCGGTGCCGGTCGCCCAGAGGCCAATTATCTGATTGAACGGCTGATGGACCATATCGCCGCTAAAACCGGCAAAAGCCGCATTGATGTGCGCCGGGTCAATATGATCAAGTCAAGCCAAATCCCCTATGAAATGGTTTCGGGGGGCGTGATCGATTCCGGTGAAATGACGGAATTGTTCGAAATGGCAATCGACATCGCCGATGTTGCCGGTTTTGCCGGCCGCAAGGCAGCGTCGGCGGAACAGGGCAAGCTGCGCGGTATCGGCTTTGGGATGTATCTTGAACAGTGCGGCGGCGGTGCTGATGAGGGTGTTGATATCGAATTTCAGGATGATGGGCGGATTATTCTACACGGCTCGCAGCAATGTAACGGGCAGGGGCATCAGACCACAGTAACGCAAATTCTCTCAGACCGGCTTGGGTATGATGCTGATCTTATTACCGTCATTCAAGGTGACTCCAACCGCAGCCCACGCGGCACAACCGGCGGTGCGCGTATGACCGCGGTGCTTGGTTCGGCAACGGCACTGGCAGCGGCAAAAATCATTGATCTCGCGATGCCATTTGCAGCCGAACATCTGAGTTGTGATCCGGATGATTTGCGGTTTGATGATGGCCTGTTCTTGCGAGCGGATACGAACCAGTCAATCGCGCTTGAAGAACTTGTCCGGCATCTTGCAGTGCCGGGCGCATTACACCGGCTGAATTGCGCGCAGCCTTATGAGACCGACGGGGCAACCTATCCCTATGGATGCCATATTGTCGAGGTGGATATTGATCAGGCCACCGCGGCGGTTGAAATTGTCAGCTATCATGTGGTTGATGATTTTGGGCTTGTGATTAACCCGATGACGCTTGCTGGCCAGATACATGGCGGCATTGCCCAAGGGGTCGGTCAGGCGCTTTTGGAAAATGTTGTCTATGACGAGTCGGGTCAGCTTATCTCAGGTTCACTAATGGATTATGCGCTTCCACGTGCCGATCACTTTCCCGGTTTCAAGATCAGTATGCGCAATACGCCTTGTGCAAATAATGCGCTTGGCATCAAGGGGGCGGGTGAGGCCGGTGCCATTGGGGCGCCGCAAGCGATGATTTCGGCCATTTGTGATGCGCTTGGCATAACCCATATTGATATGCCAGCGACACCATTGGCGATTTTCAATGCCATGAGAGCCAAACAGGCCCGAGGGCACAATGATGAAAGGGTCTAG
- a CDS encoding CDP-alcohol phosphatidyltransferase family protein has translation MFDAQIRPMIDQLLNPVGRALVRLGVTANQVTLAGAGFGLLAAGCVTFEMFQTALWLVLLNRIADGIDGAVARASRSSDFGGYLDIVSDFIFYSAIPFAFALARPENALAAAFLIFSFIGTASSFLGFAILAEKHQVTTEIRGKKTFYYLGGLTEGAETVLLLLAMLIWPDYFSIMALLFGLLCWVTTGTRIYAAYRQFND, from the coding sequence ATGTTTGACGCCCAAATTCGGCCAATGATTGACCAGCTGTTAAATCCGGTTGGGCGCGCTCTGGTCAGGCTTGGGGTTACAGCTAATCAGGTTACACTCGCTGGGGCTGGCTTTGGTTTGCTTGCGGCAGGCTGTGTGACATTTGAGATGTTTCAAACGGCCTTATGGCTGGTGTTGCTGAACCGCATTGCTGATGGGATCGATGGGGCGGTGGCGCGGGCTAGCCGGTCCAGCGATTTTGGCGGTTATCTTGATATTGTCAGCGATTTTATTTTTTACAGTGCAATCCCATTTGCCTTTGCGCTGGCGCGGCCGGAAAATGCGCTCGCTGCAGCGTTCCTGATTTTCAGCTTTATCGGCACCGCCAGCAGCTTTCTCGGCTTTGCCATTCTTGCTGAAAAGCATCAGGTCACAACTGAAATTCGTGGCAAGAAAACATTTTATTATCTTGGCGGCTTGACCGAAGGCGCGGAAACCGTTCTGCTGCTTCTTGCAATGCTTATCTGGCCTGACTATTTCAGTATCATGGCGTTGCTGTTCGGGCTGCTATGCTGGGTAACAACCGGCACCCGTATTTATGCGGCGTACCGCCAATTTAATGACTAA
- a CDS encoding phosphatidylserine decarboxylase codes for MISGSDWKIADDGWPVLAMAGIVTIVTSLISLPIGCFALGLMVWLAHGLRVPNRQTAADEQSIYAPTDGLILDITTTNFPDGMMSDTAGVARCITIQTRLSDLQLQTSPITGHIVENLLLPGLFTSWGDNPASWQAARQVNERREIYIRDAFNRDIVLVQLGSKTARQLVCRLAEGKLVQAGSPIGMARIAGVVDLYVPADCKITIKRGQHVIAGETVVAQFARRPASKQG; via the coding sequence ATGATATCTGGATCTGACTGGAAAATCGCTGATGATGGCTGGCCGGTGCTTGCTATGGCCGGGATTGTAACAATCGTAACCAGTTTGATTTCTTTACCGATAGGGTGTTTTGCGCTTGGTCTCATGGTGTGGCTGGCGCATGGTTTGCGGGTGCCAAACCGGCAAACAGCAGCTGACGAGCAGTCGATCTATGCGCCTACAGATGGCTTAATTCTGGATATTACGACAACAAATTTCCCTGATGGCATGATGAGTGACACGGCTGGCGTGGCACGGTGCATCACCATTCAAACACGCCTTAGCGACTTGCAATTGCAGACCAGCCCGATCACCGGCCATATTGTTGAAAATCTGCTGCTGCCCGGGCTGTTCACCTCGTGGGGCGATAATCCGGCAAGCTGGCAGGCAGCACGGCAGGTGAATGAGCGGCGCGAAATCTATATTCGCGATGCGTTTAACCGCGATATTGTGCTGGTACAGCTTGGCAGCAAGACCGCGCGTCAATTGGTTTGCCGCTTGGCTGAAGGAAAGCTAGTGCAGGCCGGCAGTCCGATCGGGATGGCGCGCATCGCAGGGGTGGTCGATCTTTATGTGCCCGCTGATTGCAAAATCACAATAAAGCGAGGCCAGCATGTGATTGCTGGTGAGACTGTGGTGGCGCAATTCGCCCGCAGACCTGCCTCCAAACAGGGTTAA
- a CDS encoding LysM peptidoglycan-binding domain-containing protein, whose translation MRWILYILFAVGGVLVAIALSMVFLDDETRQIEPQSQSIDISKPAPTVLEPAGSDPSVSPQSNLRTGAASPPPLIIDLARVKPDGAAVFAGTAAPNSKISIFEGDILLGETIADGSGEWVIVLEKMLAPGQHLISVAMERPDGLTELADRSLALEIYQDADTKPLVALLPETATEVPVLIQSPDDADLAQPATSPDNATVETSAAEPQPVIGATPLAALAPSAIVWRDASNILISGSSRGGIKVTATDPKRSFGEALVLADGDWQIAGSLDVNVKVNHLRFELYDEANQVIAHYDLPISARDLAKGQDGSPLIVVNKGDALWRIAYHQLGDGVKYVDIVRRNRQDISDPNLIYPKQIFAVPKSTSPIADQN comes from the coding sequence GTGCGCTGGATACTCTACATTCTTTTTGCGGTTGGTGGAGTTCTGGTTGCGATTGCGCTCTCGATGGTGTTTCTTGATGATGAAACTCGGCAGATAGAGCCGCAAAGCCAATCAATTGATATATCAAAGCCGGCGCCTACGGTTTTGGAACCGGCAGGCAGCGATCCTTCAGTCTCGCCGCAATCAAATTTGCGCACCGGTGCGGCCTCGCCACCGCCATTGATTATAGATCTGGCGCGGGTCAAGCCTGATGGTGCGGCAGTCTTTGCCGGTACGGCTGCCCCGAATTCAAAAATCAGTATTTTTGAAGGCGATATTCTGCTTGGCGAAACGATTGCCGATGGCAGTGGTGAATGGGTCATTGTGCTGGAAAAAATGCTCGCACCCGGCCAGCATCTCATTTCTGTTGCAATGGAACGTCCGGACGGCTTGACCGAGCTTGCCGATCGCAGTCTGGCGTTAGAAATATATCAAGATGCCGACACCAAGCCCTTGGTTGCGCTATTGCCAGAAACCGCCACCGAAGTGCCTGTGTTAATTCAGTCGCCGGATGATGCCGATCTGGCGCAACCGGCAACCAGCCCCGATAATGCGACTGTAGAAACCTCGGCTGCTGAGCCTCAGCCGGTTATCGGTGCAACCCCGCTTGCCGCTCTGGCGCCAAGTGCCATTGTCTGGCGCGATGCGAGTAATATTCTGATATCAGGCTCATCGCGCGGCGGCATCAAGGTAACGGCAACTGATCCAAAGCGTAGCTTTGGCGAGGCGTTGGTGCTTGCCGATGGGGATTGGCAAATTGCCGGTAGTCTGGATGTCAATGTGAAGGTGAACCATCTTCGCTTTGAGCTTTATGATGAGGCCAATCAGGTGATTGCGCATTATGATCTGCCGATTAGTGCGCGCGACCTTGCCAAAGGTCAGGATGGCTCGCCTCTGATCGTTGTGAACAAAGGTGATGCTTTGTGGCGCATTGCCTATCATCAGCTAGGTGACGGGGTGAAATATGTCGATATCGTGCGGCGCAACCGGCAGGATATTAGCGATCCAAACCTGATTTACCCAAAGCAGATTTTTGCGGTTCCAAAATCGACCAGCCCAATCGCCGATCAAAATTAA
- a CDS encoding TIGR00730 family Rossman fold protein — MKKVCVFTGAAAGTNPTYKDGAYQLGQMIGSRGLGLVYGGGKRGLMGAVADGVLAVDGRVTGIIPQFLDNVEVGHKGVTDLHIIDSMHERKAMMYDMADAFIILPGGLGTLDETMEIITWRQLGLHKKPIIIVNLNGYWDSMLTMFQNIIDQGFMHHGHTGHFDHVDDLDSLMDQLDTIFPPDQTRI, encoded by the coding sequence ATGAAAAAAGTTTGTGTATTTACAGGTGCCGCAGCCGGCACCAACCCAACCTATAAGGATGGTGCCTATCAATTGGGCCAGATGATCGGATCGCGTGGTTTGGGGCTGGTCTATGGTGGCGGTAAACGAGGCCTGATGGGCGCTGTCGCTGATGGGGTGTTGGCCGTCGACGGCCGCGTTACCGGCATTATTCCCCAGTTTCTGGACAATGTAGAGGTTGGGCATAAAGGCGTTACCGACCTTCATATTATCGATTCAATGCATGAGCGCAAAGCCATGATGTATGATATGGCTGACGCCTTTATCATTCTTCCGGGCGGGCTTGGCACGTTGGATGAAACGATGGAGATCATCACATGGCGACAATTGGGACTGCATAAAAAACCGATTATCATCGTCAATCTAAACGGCTATTGGGATTCAATGCTGACCATGTTTCAAAACATTATTGATCAGGGCTTTATGCATCACGGTCACACTGGTCATTTCGATCATGTTGATGATCTGGACAGTTTAATGGACCAGCTTGATACCATTTTCCCGCCAGATCAAACGCGTATATGA
- a CDS encoding NADP-dependent isocitrate dehydrogenase: protein MSDNANPDLIYTKVDEAPELASASLLPIINRFVRPAGLTVGRRDISLAGRVIAAFPEMLTETQRQSDDLAELGEWVKTPGANVIKLPNISASIPQLVGVISELQSQGYNLPDYPVAPANDEERAIAARYDAVKGSAVNPVLREGNSDRRSAQAVKIYAQNNPHSMGVWSADSKTHVSSMPSGDFFSNEKSATLTAAQAGKARIEFENAAGAVTVLKEGLNLQAGTVVDASFMSLATLRAFLRDELVDAKKKGVLFSVHLKATMMKVSDPIIFGQAVAVLLEDFVAKHGDVLRDLGMDYNLGLSDLEARIATLGDDKRAALEADLAACFEANPPLYMVNSDKGLSNFHVSSDVIIDASMPALIRAGGKGWGPDGTEQDCKCVIPDNSYAPVYEEAINFFKKNGALNPATAGSVSNVGLMAQKAEEYGSHPTTFQMTEDGVMRYVLENGEILHEHQVQKGDIWRSSSTNKAPIEDWVKLGLARQKATGAEAVFWLNEARPHDAEIIAYVKSMLDQLGVALSSVKIMAPREATRFSLEVITAGKDCISITGNVLRDYLTDLFPILELGTSAKMLSVVKLMNGGGLFETGAGGSAPKHVQQLVEQGHLRWDSLGEFCALGESLNFIAESTGNSKAGVLGKAVDIATQRLLENDKSPARRVGQTDTRDSHYYFARYWAEALAAQTGDQDLRDDFAALAASLSQNEDKIVAELASTQGKPCDLGGYYHADTVKVDKVMRPSATFNSIIG, encoded by the coding sequence ATGTCAGATAACGCCAATCCTGATCTAATCTACACCAAGGTCGACGAGGCACCAGAACTTGCCAGCGCGTCACTCTTGCCGATTATCAACCGGTTTGTAAGGCCCGCCGGATTAACTGTCGGGCGTCGTGATATCTCGCTTGCGGGGCGGGTGATTGCCGCATTTCCTGAAATGCTGACCGAAACCCAGCGCCAGTCGGACGATCTGGCCGAGCTTGGTGAGTGGGTGAAAACACCTGGCGCCAATGTGATCAAACTGCCGAATATTTCAGCATCAATCCCGCAGCTGGTTGGCGTGATCTCTGAATTGCAGTCGCAAGGCTATAATCTGCCCGATTACCCCGTTGCACCGGCAAATGATGAAGAGCGCGCGATTGCCGCACGTTATGATGCGGTCAAGGGTAGCGCGGTCAACCCGGTTCTGCGCGAGGGCAATTCTGATCGGCGTTCGGCGCAGGCAGTTAAAATCTATGCGCAAAATAACCCGCATTCGATGGGCGTTTGGTCGGCCGACTCGAAAACCCATGTGTCATCAATGCCATCAGGTGATTTTTTCTCGAATGAAAAATCTGCAACGCTAACCGCCGCACAGGCCGGCAAGGCAAGGATCGAATTCGAAAATGCCGCTGGTGCTGTTACCGTGCTGAAAGAGGGGCTGAATTTACAGGCCGGAACCGTTGTTGATGCGTCATTCATGAGCCTTGCGACCTTGCGGGCGTTTCTGCGTGACGAGCTGGTTGATGCAAAGAAAAAGGGCGTGTTGTTCTCAGTCCATCTAAAAGCAACCATGATGAAGGTTTCCGATCCAATCATTTTTGGTCAGGCCGTTGCCGTTCTGCTTGAGGATTTTGTTGCAAAACATGGTGACGTCTTGCGCGATCTGGGCATGGATTACAACCTTGGCCTTAGCGATCTTGAGGCGCGGATTGCAACGCTTGGCGATGATAAGCGCGCCGCGCTAGAGGCTGATCTGGCGGCGTGTTTTGAGGCTAACCCACCGCTTTATATGGTGAATTCGGACAAGGGCCTGAGTAATTTCCATGTGTCGTCAGATGTCATTATTGACGCGTCAATGCCAGCGCTGATCCGCGCTGGCGGTAAGGGCTGGGGGCCAGATGGCACCGAGCAGGATTGCAAATGCGTCATTCCTGATAATTCCTATGCGCCGGTGTATGAAGAGGCGATCAATTTCTTCAAGAAGAACGGCGCGCTGAATCCGGCGACTGCTGGCTCGGTATCCAATGTCGGACTAATGGCGCAAAAGGCCGAGGAATATGGATCACATCCGACAACCTTTCAGATGACCGAAGATGGTGTCATGCGCTATGTGTTGGAAAATGGTGAGATACTGCATGAACATCAGGTTCAAAAAGGCGATATCTGGCGTTCATCAAGCACCAATAAGGCGCCGATCGAAGATTGGGTCAAGCTTGGCCTTGCCCGGCAGAAGGCGACTGGTGCCGAAGCGGTATTCTGGCTGAATGAGGCGCGCCCACATGATGCGGAAATCATTGCTTATGTGAAATCAATGCTTGATCAGCTTGGTGTTGCGCTGTCATCGGTTAAAATCATGGCGCCGCGTGAGGCCACCAGATTCTCGCTTGAGGTGATTACCGCTGGCAAGGATTGTATCTCGATCACGGGGAATGTGCTTCGCGATTACCTAACCGATCTGTTCCCGATCCTAGAGCTTGGTACCTCGGCAAAGATGCTGTCCGTGGTCAAGCTGATGAATGGCGGCGGCCTGTTCGAAACGGGTGCCGGTGGGTCGGCACCAAAGCATGTCCAGCAATTGGTTGAGCAGGGGCATCTGCGCTGGGACTCGCTTGGTGAGTTTTGCGCCTTGGGGGAATCACTGAACTTCATCGCCGAGTCAACGGGTAACAGCAAGGCCGGTGTTCTTGGCAAGGCAGTCGATATTGCAACGCAGCGGCTGTTGGAAAATGACAAGTCGCCAGCCCGCCGTGTTGGCCAGACCGATACGCGTGACAGCCATTATTATTTTGCACGCTACTGGGCTGAGGCGCTTGCCGCACAAACCGGCGATCAGGATTTGCGCGATGATTTTGCTGCGCTGGCTGCATCATTGTCACAAAATGAAGATAAAATCGTCGCCGAATTAGCGTCAACCCAAGGCAAGCCGTGCGACCTTGGCGGTTATTACCACGCCGATACTGTTAAAGTTGATAAGGTCATGCGGCCAAGCGCAACATTTAACAGCATCATCGGATAA